From Curtobacterium sp. MCBA15_012:
GGCCGGAAGTCCCCGCGACCGACCCACTCGCTGAGGTGGCGCGGCAGTTCGTCGTCAACCTCCGCGCGGCGATGAACGGCCGGAGCGTTCGGTCTGTCGCCGCCGAGGTCGGCATGGGTAACGTAACCCTGCTCACGGTGCTCGCGGGGAAGGCGTGGCCGGACCTGGCGACCATTGCGCGGCTCGAAGCTGGCCTGGACGCCGAACTGTGGCCGGGACGCGAGGCTCATTAGAGCCCCCAAACGACGGTGAGGAAGGCGCGGTTCACCCTGCGGATCTCCTCCGGCGTTCCGCCCAACGCTTCCGGCAACGACCAACGGGCAGCGGTCGTCGCGGCGAGTATCTGCATCGGGGACCACGTGGCAAGGTCGTTCGGATCCATCCGGGCCACAGGCTGCATCGACTGCCGACGCCGCGACGCATCGCGCAAGCGGTCCCGGGCAAGCTCCTCGAGAAGTCGATCGAGAGCGCCTCGCTCGACGAGGTCGCCGAAGAAGTCCGAAACGGATTCCCACGTCTTGAGGTCGACCACCCGAAACGCTGATGCACCAGGCCCGCGTCCGCTGATGGTCAACCGTCCGGCGTGCTCTCGCGCCCAGACTGAAACACCGGAGGGGATGGCTACGCTCGTCGGCCAAGAGACCCCTGCTGCGGAGCTTGCGTCTGTCCGTCTCGGGCCCGATCCCCGATTGCTCATAACAACGAGCATAGCCCCTCGGTCGGTTCAACGGCACCGGCTCGATGACCGGCGCCGGTCTCTCCGGTGCGAGAGATGCCCTCAGAGTGCGCAAGACCGGACGGTGAGCGGGAGTCCGCGTCCCACGCAGGAGCCGCTCCTTCACTGTGCGAAGGAGCGGCTCGAGAGCGCGGCATCCAATCAGATGCCGGGCATCTAGCAGAGCTTTCCGTCCATGATCGGCCAAGCGAACATCCTCGCGGTGGCCGAGCCGCCCGCTGTCACGCCGAGGTTGCGCAGGGCGTCGGAGGGCGGCCTTGATTGCCGCTCCGAACTGACCGTCGACAGTCATGTTGTGCACACTCTCGCGGCCAGTTTTGAGTTCCTGCTACAGCTGGGTCACGGCTCGGCTCTGTTTCCCACCTCGAGACGGCAGCCCCCTCCCCTGTGACCGGTGCCATGTACTTCTCAGAGGCCGGTGCTTTCTCGTCTGCCGCCGGTGTCAAAGTCTGTGATCCGCCCCGATATCTAAACTTCACCGGTGAGTGTGCCGTGTGCGCTTGGACCGAGGCTGATCAGACGGCGTCGACCATTCCGACGGAGTCGTCATCGGTAGCGGGCTTCGCGGCGTGGTTCGACGTGAGTCGCGCGCCTTCGACGTCCACGTCCGGCAGCAACCGACCGAACCACCGAGGGCACCACCATGCTGCGCGGCCGAGGAGGACAAGGACTGCGGGTACGAACACCATTCGTACGACGAACACGTCCAGGAGCACCCCGAGCGCGAGAGCGAATGCGATGGCCTGACTCGTCGGGTCGGTGTCGAACGCGCTCGAGCCGAACACTGTGATCATGATCGCGCCGGCTGCGATGACGACCCCAGCGGCGCTGGTGAATCCAGTGGTGAGCGCCGCCCTCGGTGCAGCACCGTGCCTGACCTCCTCGCGCATACCTGAGACGAGGAACATCTCGTAGTCCATGGAGAGTCCGAACAGGACCCCCGTCACGATGACGGGGAGGAAGCTCAGCAGCGGTCCGGGAGTGAGGTGAAAGAACGATCCGAGCCAGCCCCATTGGAACACCGCGGTGACCCCGCCAAGTGTCGCCACGAGGCTGAGAAGGAAGCCGACGGTGGCTTTCAAGGGGACGAGGATCGAGCGGAACACGAGCGTCAGGAGGACGAACGCGAAGGCGGCGATCAGGGCAAGGTAGGTGGGGAAGGCAGCGGAGACATGGTCAGAAATGTCGATGTCCACGGCCGTGAGCCCAGTGATGCGCAGGAGTGGGTCACCGGAGAGCCCTGATGCGGTCTCCGTACCGCGGAGGGTCGTGACGAGCTTTGCCGTTGCCTCGTCGCCCGGTCCCGATCGGGGGAGGATGGTGATCAGCGCATCGTGGCCGTGTTCGCCGGACGGAATGGCGGCCTCGACCGCGTTGACTGCGGTCAGACGGTCCGTCAGGGCGGTGATTTCCGCAGCGGAGGGTGTGCCGGGGAACGTTGCGAGCACTTCGATGGGCGCGTTGATGCCCTTGCCGAAGCCTTCGGCCTTCATATCGAATGCCTGTCTGGCTGCCGTCGACGTGGAGTACTCCCCGTCGTTTGGCAGCGTGGTTCGCATGCTGAGCGCGGGGGCAGCGATGATGCCGAGGACGACGACGGAGGCGATGACGAAGAACACAGGCCGCGCCGAGACGACGCCGATCCATCGCGATGCTATGCGGTTGCGTGGGCGGTTGTTCGTTGCCGTGAGCCGCTTTCGTGCCCGTCGACTGAGAACCCGTGGGCCGATGAGTCGCAGGAGCGCCGGAGTGAGGGTGAGTGACATGAGCAACGCGATGAGCACCGCGAAGGCTCCTGCCAGCCCCATTTGCGTCAGGAAGCCGATCCGGATGACCGCCAAACCGGCGAGGGCGATGATCACCGTGAGCGCCGCGGAGAGGACCGCCGATCCCGCGGTACCGGTGGCGACGCTGATCGAGTCTCGGACGTCCATACCGGCCTGCACCTGACGTCGATGGCGGTTGACAATGAACAGCGCGTAGTCGATGCCGACAGCTAGCCCGAGCAGCGTCGCGAGGACGGTCGCGATCGAGTTCAGCGACACCATGGACGTCACCAGGTAGACCGCTTCCAGGCTCACTCCGAGGCCGATGATCGCGGTGATCAGGGGGAGCCCTGCGGCGAGGAGGGAGCCGAACGTGATGAACAGGACCACGAAGCCGATGGCGAGCGCGATCCCCTCCGTGCTGGCCGTGCTGGGGACAGGCACGAGGTCCGCCGCGGCCGCGATGCGCAGATGAGGGTCTAGGCGATGTGTCGCGTCGATAGCCGACTGCACGTCGGCCGATGTCGTCTCTGTAGGTGCTTCGGTGCGGAGACTGACGGTGATGTACCCGACGCGCCCGTCTGGTGAGATCGTCGGCGTGCCGCTTCGGAACGGGTCTGCAGCGCTCGAGACGTCACGGATGTTGGAAAGCCTCGCGGCAAGATCGTGGACCGCGCGCTCGTCGGCGCCAGTCAGTTTCTTTCCGGCTGGTGCCGCGAAGACGATTTCACCGGCGTTGCCGGAGCTTCCGAACTCACGGTCCGCGGTCGACAACGTGGACAGTGAGGCGAGTCCCTTTACCGAGTAGGAGTTCGTTAGGGGTTTCGAGAAGGCATTCGCGCCGACCACTGCCGCCACGAGGATGAGGACCCAGGCGACGATCACGACCCAGGGGTGTTGGCTGCTCGAACGACCGATACCGCTCAACCATTTGGCCATTGATTTCCTTCTTTCTGCTGCTCGGCGCACCGATGAGCGCCATCGACAATCGTCGCCAGACTGAGAGCAGAGCAACACCACCCTGGGTGGGGTACTGGGTGGTGAATGCAAACAGTGGGGTGCCCCGACTCGCCACACGCGTCTCAAGCCGTGGATGGAGTCGCAACCACTCGCACTGAGCGTGAAGCGGCGGCAACAGGGTTCGTGATGAACCAGTGCAAGACGAACCTGAGCACCGATTGTGAGCGTGGCCACAAAGGTTCACCCGCACGGGAGGAACATGCGCAGCTCGATTGGCGCGCCGTCTTCACAGCCGTTCCTGTGGCCTGCACAAAATTCTCAATGCAGGCTCGCCTGACCGAAAACCCCCGTCAGGCCGGCAATTCCAAGATGGCCCTGGAGTCACCGCGCACTTATCGCTGACCAGCCTGCGCTACGGGGCCAGCCGATGAACGCACGAGAGACCGAAGGCCAGCAGCATCGGTGAGTGCCATGAGTATTGAACGTGCTCGTCGCTTGTCGTAGCTGCTCACTGTCGGGACGCCCTAGACGCAGGAAAGCGCGACATTGTGCTGAGCGTCAATTCGTCACCGACCAGTCATCGTCCGGAGAATGCAGGTCTGGAAACGTGCCAATTACATTCAGATAGGCTCGGCAGATATCCGCCAAGCGAACATGCAATATTGCAGTAGTTGACCTCTCGAAGCGCGCTTGCGGTGACGTAGCTTTCGCGTCGCTCCCGAATGTTGTCGCGGGCGAGGCGGGAATGTGACCACAAGCACCTGCGCCGCCCACTCAGAGGCCCTGCCCTGGAACCGCGGTCGCTTCGGCCTTACCGCACTCCGCAACAGCGACAACAAGAACATCTCCGTTCCGGAGATCGCAAATCTTTCTTTGCTTAGCCCGGGGTTTGATCAGCCGGGGGTCACGGACGGGAGGCGCGGTGCCAGCTGGCACCGCGCCTCCCGTCCGTGAGTGGTGACCGTCTCAGGCCGTGATGGGCGCCGCGTCGTCCTGCGCGTGACGGAGGTTGGACCGATTCAGTTCAAGCTGAGTGCGCAGCTGCGCCGGCACGCGGTGGCCGAATCGGTCGAATAGCCGGTCCAGCTGGTCGCACTCCTCGA
This genomic window contains:
- a CDS encoding XRE family transcriptional regulator, which encodes MGRPMRQLPVELAGEPWPEVPATDPLAEVARQFVVNLRAAMNGRSVRSVAAEVGMGNVTLLTVLAGKAWPDLATIARLEAGLDAELWPGREAH
- a CDS encoding MMPL family transporter, producing MAKWLSGIGRSSSQHPWVVIVAWVLILVAAVVGANAFSKPLTNSYSVKGLASLSTLSTADREFGSSGNAGEIVFAAPAGKKLTGADERAVHDLAARLSNIRDVSSAADPFRSGTPTISPDGRVGYITVSLRTEAPTETTSADVQSAIDATHRLDPHLRIAAAADLVPVPSTASTEGIALAIGFVVLFITFGSLLAAGLPLITAIIGLGVSLEAVYLVTSMVSLNSIATVLATLLGLAVGIDYALFIVNRHRRQVQAGMDVRDSISVATGTAGSAVLSAALTVIIALAGLAVIRIGFLTQMGLAGAFAVLIALLMSLTLTPALLRLIGPRVLSRRARKRLTATNNRPRNRIASRWIGVVSARPVFFVIASVVVLGIIAAPALSMRTTLPNDGEYSTSTAARQAFDMKAEGFGKGINAPIEVLATFPGTPSAAEITALTDRLTAVNAVEAAIPSGEHGHDALITILPRSGPGDEATAKLVTTLRGTETASGLSGDPLLRITGLTAVDIDISDHVSAAFPTYLALIAAFAFVLLTLVFRSILVPLKATVGFLLSLVATLGGVTAVFQWGWLGSFFHLTPGPLLSFLPVIVTGVLFGLSMDYEMFLVSGMREEVRHGAAPRAALTTGFTSAAGVVIAAGAIMITVFGSSAFDTDPTSQAIAFALALGVLLDVFVVRMVFVPAVLVLLGRAAWWCPRWFGRLLPDVDVEGARLTSNHAAKPATDDDSVGMVDAV